One stretch of Pomacea canaliculata isolate SZHN2017 linkage group LG11, ASM307304v1, whole genome shotgun sequence DNA includes these proteins:
- the LOC112574800 gene encoding uncharacterized protein LOC112574800 isoform X1 translates to MHSSCYRRQQTCVAVVVLIFSLLLVYTASVSDKDVTCEAPSVEPLVSTSVICHFPEDVSQTRRIISVSINKGKTYRDEKDILDCYWLSGKRECRIMLPGYSFNGTISHSLTLEIPRVSTEHMGKYACKLSSMDPDNIKPCELKVGLVGKTKCDVRSVDQTSHTSLTCYFPENLNETRAGLSVYHHTSRGHKESVMSCRWKDESFNCTMANGYELDGSVTDHVTLTLPSASQRQRGKYSCHMTDQPSVSSQLCLFPLENDAAVNSSCSIPSVQEMESTTLTCRYGVDMNVTRRNFTVVHLDGNVDILNCIWLNDQLDCTPAPGYQFNNTVTDHLVIGVPRASRDHNGTYACHVMGSDEENFAPCEFIITQVSDKHRNDESFLAVIVSSFVILILVSLLIFIIYKWKTRERLMEREHRPAVGPTSLHESTPMTRSSQDRGNDSALRERESETDSTDGDRAEDSSCQLFKAFCISHTEAPNKLRNVRVKIRVVFHLETTGLGKKSHILRIAAASRSKSFFTYVYPRSPIESGAEEVNKLSKIEGRLCKNKKPVDALTIDEALSEFLKFLGDKPVTLFAHNCRKFSAPILLSEVTACNMLEELKGKITGFVDTLYLFRHVYPGLLSYRQSDLYKHFFRESYQAHEGMNDVTSLQRLLDLPRVTRKAVKKNSFGFDDIPDDDSQKEKNSPSQQAMVASGSVGNVGVAAASGLGDHLRPACKEDDKTGVLSDLRLPNCQSNARMSHKETYF, encoded by the exons ATGCACAGCAGTTGCTACAGGCGACAACAGACATGTGTAGCAGTAGTTGTGCTTATCTTCAGCCTCCTACTTGTGTACACTGCATCGGTCTCAGACAAAG ATGTAACCTGTGAAGCTCCTTCAGTGGAACCCTTGGTGAGTActtcagtcatctgtcactttcCTGAGGATGTCAGTCAGACAAGGAGGATCATCAGTGTCTCCATCAACAAGGGGAAGACATATCGAG ACGAGAAGGACATATTGGACTGCTATTGGCTGTCAGGCAAAAGGGAGTGTCGCATCATGTTGCCTGGATACAGTTTCAACGGAACGATATCTCACAGCCTCACTTTGGAAATCCCTCGAGTTTCTACAGAACACATGGGAAAATACGCTTGTAAGCTTTCCAGCATGGATCCTGACAATATAAAACCCTGTGAGCTGAAAGTTGGTTTAG TGGGGAAAACGAAATGTGACGTTCGCTCAGTAGACCAAACGTCACACACGTCACTGACTTGCTACTTCCCCGAGAATCTCAACGAGACGAGAGCGGGACTGAGTGTCTATCACCATACAAGCCGTGGACATAAAG AGTCGGTGATGTCTTGTAGATGGAAGGACGAGAGTTTTAACTGCACCATGGCCAATGGCTACGAGCTTGATGGCAGTgtgacagatcacgtgactctcaCACTACCCAGCGCCTCACAGCGGCAAAGAGGGAAATACAGCTGTCACATGACAGACCAGCCTTCTGTTAGTAGTCAACTTTGCTTATTCCCGTTAGAAAATG ATGCAGCAGTAAACTCGTCTTGCTCCATTCCCAGTGTCCAAGAGATGGAGTCCACAACACTGACCTGCAGATATGGTGTTGACATGAATGTGACGAGAAGAAACTTCACAGTCGTTCATCTTGATGGTA ATGTCGACATCCTAAACTGCATCTGGTTGAACGATCAACTGGACTGCACTCCAGCCCCAGGTTACCAGTTCAACAACACCGTCACGGATCACCTCGTCATCGGTGTACCGCGAGCGTCACGTGATCACAACGGAACCtacgcttgtcacgtgatggGCTCTGATGAAGAGAACTTTGCGCCGTGTGAATTTATCATCACACAAG TTTCAGATAAACACAGGAATGATGAGTCGTTTCTAGCGGTCATTGTCAGCAGTTTTGTGATACTGATTCTTGTGTCGCTTCTCATCTTTATCATCTATAAATGGAAGACAAGGGAAAGATTAATGGAAag GGAGCACAGGCCAGCTGTGGGTCCAACAAGTTTACATGAAAGCACGCCAATGACACGTTCATCACAG GATCGCGGCAATGATAGTGCTTTGAGGGAAAGAGAATCAGAAACGGATTCAACCGATGGCGACAGAGCAG aGGACAGCAGCTGCCAGCTTTTCAAAGCCTTCTGCATCTCGCACACAG AAGCACCAAATAAATTGAGGAATGTGCGGGTGAAGATACGTGTAGTGTTTCATCTGGAAACTACAGGACTAG GGAAGAAGTCTCACATTCTGCGGATCGCTGCGGCAAGTCGAAGCAAAAGTTTCTTTACATACGTTTATCCTCGTAGTCCGATTGAGTCAGGCGCGGAGGAAGTCAACAAACTTTCCAAAATTGAAGGCCGACTGTGTAAGAATAAAAAACCAGTGGATGCTTTGACTATTGATGAGGCACTGTCTGAGTTTCTAAAGTTTCTGGGAGATAAACCTGTCACATTGTTTGCTCACAACTGCCGGAAGTTTAGCGCCCCCATTCTGTTGTCTGAAGTGACAGCATGTAACATGTTGGAGGAACTGAAGGGAAAAATTACAGGTTTTGTTGacacactttatttattcagaCATGTCTATCCTGGTCTACTTTCTTATCGCCAAAGTGATCTGTACAAGCACTTCTTTCGCGAGTCCTACCAAGCACATGAAGGCATGAACGACGTGACATCGCTACAAAGACTGCTGGACCTGCCGCGCGTCACACGGAAAGCCGTTAAGAAAAACTCGTTTGGTTTCGACGACATACCTGATGATGATTCTCAAAAGGAGAAGAACTCGCCCAGCCAGCAGGCTATGGTCGCTTCAGGTTCTGTCGGCAATGTCGGAGTAGCTGCGGCAAGCGGATTGGGTGACCACCTGAGGCCTGCCTGCAAAGAGGACGACAAGACAGGTGTACTGAGTGACCTCCGGCTGCCTAACTGTCAGAGCAACGCAAGAATGTCTCATAAAGAGACATATTTTtga
- the LOC112574800 gene encoding uncharacterized protein LOC112574800 isoform X2, with translation MHSSCYRRQQTCVAVVVLIFSLLLVYTASVSDKDVTCEAPSVEPLVSTSVICHFPEDVSQTRRIISVSINKGKTYRDEKDILDCYWLSGKRECRIMLPGYSFNGTISHSLTLEIPRVSTEHMGKYACKLSSMDPDNIKPCELKVGLVGKTKCDVRSVDQTSHTSLTCYFPENLNETRAGLSVYHHTSRGHKESVMSCRWKDESFNCTMANGYELDGSVTDHVTLTLPSASQRQRGKYSCHMTDQPSVSSQLCLFPLENDAAVNSSCSIPSVQEMESTTLTCRYGVDMNVTRRNFTVVHLDDVDILNCIWLNDQLDCTPAPGYQFNNTVTDHLVIGVPRASRDHNGTYACHVMGSDEENFAPCEFIITQVSDKHRNDESFLAVIVSSFVILILVSLLIFIIYKWKTRERLMEREHRPAVGPTSLHESTPMTRSSQDRGNDSALRERESETDSTDGDRAEDSSCQLFKAFCISHTEAPNKLRNVRVKIRVVFHLETTGLGKKSHILRIAAASRSKSFFTYVYPRSPIESGAEEVNKLSKIEGRLCKNKKPVDALTIDEALSEFLKFLGDKPVTLFAHNCRKFSAPILLSEVTACNMLEELKGKITGFVDTLYLFRHVYPGLLSYRQSDLYKHFFRESYQAHEGMNDVTSLQRLLDLPRVTRKAVKKNSFGFDDIPDDDSQKEKNSPSQQAMVASGSVGNVGVAAASGLGDHLRPACKEDDKTGVLSDLRLPNCQSNARMSHKETYF, from the exons ATGCACAGCAGTTGCTACAGGCGACAACAGACATGTGTAGCAGTAGTTGTGCTTATCTTCAGCCTCCTACTTGTGTACACTGCATCGGTCTCAGACAAAG ATGTAACCTGTGAAGCTCCTTCAGTGGAACCCTTGGTGAGTActtcagtcatctgtcactttcCTGAGGATGTCAGTCAGACAAGGAGGATCATCAGTGTCTCCATCAACAAGGGGAAGACATATCGAG ACGAGAAGGACATATTGGACTGCTATTGGCTGTCAGGCAAAAGGGAGTGTCGCATCATGTTGCCTGGATACAGTTTCAACGGAACGATATCTCACAGCCTCACTTTGGAAATCCCTCGAGTTTCTACAGAACACATGGGAAAATACGCTTGTAAGCTTTCCAGCATGGATCCTGACAATATAAAACCCTGTGAGCTGAAAGTTGGTTTAG TGGGGAAAACGAAATGTGACGTTCGCTCAGTAGACCAAACGTCACACACGTCACTGACTTGCTACTTCCCCGAGAATCTCAACGAGACGAGAGCGGGACTGAGTGTCTATCACCATACAAGCCGTGGACATAAAG AGTCGGTGATGTCTTGTAGATGGAAGGACGAGAGTTTTAACTGCACCATGGCCAATGGCTACGAGCTTGATGGCAGTgtgacagatcacgtgactctcaCACTACCCAGCGCCTCACAGCGGCAAAGAGGGAAATACAGCTGTCACATGACAGACCAGCCTTCTGTTAGTAGTCAACTTTGCTTATTCCCGTTAGAAAATG ATGCAGCAGTAAACTCGTCTTGCTCCATTCCCAGTGTCCAAGAGATGGAGTCCACAACACTGACCTGCAGATATGGTGTTGACATGAATGTGACGAGAAGAAACTTCACAGTCGTTCATCTTGATG ATGTCGACATCCTAAACTGCATCTGGTTGAACGATCAACTGGACTGCACTCCAGCCCCAGGTTACCAGTTCAACAACACCGTCACGGATCACCTCGTCATCGGTGTACCGCGAGCGTCACGTGATCACAACGGAACCtacgcttgtcacgtgatggGCTCTGATGAAGAGAACTTTGCGCCGTGTGAATTTATCATCACACAAG TTTCAGATAAACACAGGAATGATGAGTCGTTTCTAGCGGTCATTGTCAGCAGTTTTGTGATACTGATTCTTGTGTCGCTTCTCATCTTTATCATCTATAAATGGAAGACAAGGGAAAGATTAATGGAAag GGAGCACAGGCCAGCTGTGGGTCCAACAAGTTTACATGAAAGCACGCCAATGACACGTTCATCACAG GATCGCGGCAATGATAGTGCTTTGAGGGAAAGAGAATCAGAAACGGATTCAACCGATGGCGACAGAGCAG aGGACAGCAGCTGCCAGCTTTTCAAAGCCTTCTGCATCTCGCACACAG AAGCACCAAATAAATTGAGGAATGTGCGGGTGAAGATACGTGTAGTGTTTCATCTGGAAACTACAGGACTAG GGAAGAAGTCTCACATTCTGCGGATCGCTGCGGCAAGTCGAAGCAAAAGTTTCTTTACATACGTTTATCCTCGTAGTCCGATTGAGTCAGGCGCGGAGGAAGTCAACAAACTTTCCAAAATTGAAGGCCGACTGTGTAAGAATAAAAAACCAGTGGATGCTTTGACTATTGATGAGGCACTGTCTGAGTTTCTAAAGTTTCTGGGAGATAAACCTGTCACATTGTTTGCTCACAACTGCCGGAAGTTTAGCGCCCCCATTCTGTTGTCTGAAGTGACAGCATGTAACATGTTGGAGGAACTGAAGGGAAAAATTACAGGTTTTGTTGacacactttatttattcagaCATGTCTATCCTGGTCTACTTTCTTATCGCCAAAGTGATCTGTACAAGCACTTCTTTCGCGAGTCCTACCAAGCACATGAAGGCATGAACGACGTGACATCGCTACAAAGACTGCTGGACCTGCCGCGCGTCACACGGAAAGCCGTTAAGAAAAACTCGTTTGGTTTCGACGACATACCTGATGATGATTCTCAAAAGGAGAAGAACTCGCCCAGCCAGCAGGCTATGGTCGCTTCAGGTTCTGTCGGCAATGTCGGAGTAGCTGCGGCAAGCGGATTGGGTGACCACCTGAGGCCTGCCTGCAAAGAGGACGACAAGACAGGTGTACTGAGTGACCTCCGGCTGCCTAACTGTCAGAGCAACGCAAGAATGTCTCATAAAGAGACATATTTTtga